The genomic stretch CTTCCTGTCCATCTCTCCGTGCCGATCTTCTTCGGATCCCTCATCAGAGAGGCAGTCATGAAAAAGTTCCCCAAGGGGCACGAGAAGCACAAGCCCGCCCTGGAGACGGGAATGCTCATCAGCTCGGGCTTCGTAGCAGGAGACGCCCTCGTCGGCCTTCTGGCAGCCTTCCTGGCCTACGTCGGTGTGGCGGACAAGATCGCCGTCGGCGGGCCCCTCTCGGCGAGCGGAATCGGAGGACTGGCTCTTTTCATGGTGCTGGCTCTCTATATGTACAGAAAGTGCTGCACCGCCGAAGCGGACTAAGACGACTAAAAGCGACACACCTAAAGGAGGGGCCTTTCGGCCCCTCCTTTGTGTTTATAATAAAGGGAATATATAATCGAAAAAAGAGAGACAGCCCACAAGGAAGGAGATCTTATGCTATGAGCCACCTGACGCTTCTATTCGAGGGAGAAGCCGTCTGCTGGGACGAGGAGACGGTCCTTCTAGCAGGCAACGAACCGAACAACCTGGAGACTTTAGCGGACCAAGGACTCCTCAGACCGGCAGGAGGCGGAATGATACTTACCGAGGAGGGGCTGGCCGAGAGAGACAAGCTAGCCTCCGAGATGGGAATACCGCTGAAACCAATGGCCGACACCGCCCCTGCCACGGCTCTTTGGAGAAACAGGCTCAATCTGCTTTTGGAGAAGGCTTTCCTGGGACGGTGGGGGCTGAAGGAGTTTACCATAGCGGAGAAATTCCCCGTCGTACCCTATCTGGAAGGAGAGGAGCTATTCACCGAGGAGAACGGCAGATTCCGCTATCTATGGCCCGAACATCCCTCGGTGAAGGATCTTATGGACTCCTTTCCCTTCTGGGGAGTTTCCGCTAGAGAAGAGCCCATTCCGGGGGAAAGAGGACTCACAGAGTGGATCGAGAGAACCGGAGCCCCTACGGGCAGCCTGACGGTGGACCTTATGCTGAGAAGCGGCTACGACTTCGACCACTACAGGAGAACGGAGACCGCACCGGAAGACAGGTTCAGGCTTCAGAACACGGACCGACTTTTCTGCCTGAGGGTGAAGGACCCCGACGACCTAAAGGCCGCAGTGAAAGGACTGGGCCAGATCGAGCTGTTCATGCTGGGACAGAGACGGATATACATTCCCGGGTGGGCCGACATCGACACGGAGGACCAGGAGAACTGGACCATGGTGCTTCTGGTGACCGACGACGACGAGCAGCTAAACAGGCTGGAGTCGGGGCTCAAACCATCGGCGATGGACCTCATAGAGCCGAGCCGCCCTATTTTCCTGCTGGGAACCAGCGTAGAGGCCCTCAGAGGCATAAAGACCCCCAAGGAGACCATCTACGACTGGTTCTGCGACGAGGTCCGGCACATCGCCAGACCGGACGTTCATATCAACTCGGCCACCTGAAGGGCGGTCATGACCAACATGGCCGCGAAAAAGTAGTTAAGGGCCCTGCGCCTGCCGGGACTTCCGAGAAAGCTCTCTATACCGACTCCGAACAGGGCCCAAAGGACCACCGAGGAAAAACAGACCGCAGCCAGGAAGAGGGCGGACATCAGCACAGGCAGAGGCCTGGCCAACAGAGGCCTTAGAAACACCGAGTACAGGGTCAGGCAGTATATCATCACCTTGACGTTGACGCACTGAAGGGCCATTCCCTTGAGGAATCCCCCCTCGCCCTCGGAGGAGCCGTCCTCGTGGGGAACCTCCCGAACCAGTCCCCAGGCCAGCCAGACTATGTAGGCCGCTCCGATCCACTTCATGGTCCCCTCTAGCTTGGGAACCAACTCCATCAGAAAACCGGAAAGAGACCCTCCCAGGATCATCAACAGGAAAACCCCGGAGGCGATTCCCAAGGTGTAGCTCCAGGTTTTCCTCAGTCCGAACTTCGCCGCCATCGCGGCGGAGCTGACGTTGTTCGGACCGGGAGTGAAGGTCGTTATGAACACGTAGGGGATAAGCGCCGCCATATCTATCTCACTCAAGATCTAGCCTCCTTTTTTATCGACATACCGTCCGGCAGAGACAGTATCATTATCCCGATGAAGATGAGGGCAATACCCGCAAAAGATCTGACCCCCAGGCTCTCTCCCAAGAGAAACACTCCCAGCAAAGAGGCGGTCAAGGGCTCCATGAGGGTCAGGGTACAGGCCGTCGAAATAGGTATCATGGTCAATGCCACGGAAAACATACCGTAGGGGATCGCCGTTCCGACCAATCCGAGGGCCAATGCCACCGAAGCCCCTCGAACCGTGGCGAGCCAAGCAAGCGGATGGAACAAAAACAGAGGAGAGCCCAGAACGGCCCCTCCCAACATGGTGGCGGCTATGACCGCCAGAGGATTTCTGGTCCTCTGAAGCTGCTTCATCCCCAACCCTATGAATCCGTAGGACGCCCCCGCCCCGACCGCCAGAAACACACCTATCAGGTCGACCCGGACAGCTCCGTCGCCGAGGGACAGCAGAACGCATCCCCCTATGGCCGACGCCGTCGCCACGGCCCATCTGGGGGTCAGAGGCTCTCTAAGAACCGCCCTGGCCAGAAGTCCAGCCAATATGGGGGAACTGCCTATGGTGACCATGGTCCCCACTGCGACCCCGGTTCTCAGGACGGCGGAGAAAAAGAACAGCTGATACACCGCCATGCTGGAGGACGCCATCAAGAGGGTTTTCCAGGGCCATCTTCCGGCAAGAGCATCGGATCCGTATCTGAAAAGCACGAAAGCCGCCAAAAACAGCCCACCAAGGGTCATCCTCAGGACGCCTACCACCAGAGGAGACGCCCCCTCGGGAGCCAGAGCCTGAAGGGTTCCGGTGGTGCCCCAGAAAACAGCGGCCAGGAGCACTATGGCAGATCCCGACCGAACCGAACTATCTCCGTCCATATTCACCCCTCCCCAAAGACCGAAGTCTCTAACGTTCGATAATCTTCGTCATTCTACACCTTAAGCCAGGTCACAAGCCATAGGAATTACGATCACATAGATAAAGGTGTCCGAACGGCTGAAAAAGCCTTGCGGACACCTATAAATTACAGTAAACTTAATCTCGAAATTCAGACGGGAGGTCTTAATATGCTGGCACAAGCCGTAGAACAAGCTAGAGAGAGGGACGACTACGTAGGAGAGGCAACCTTCGAGGGAGAAACCCTGGAGGATCTGGATCTCTCTGGGCTGCGTATGGAGTCGGTCCGTCTGATCAACTGCACCTTCTCCGGCTGCGACATGGAGAACATAGGTCTCTACGACGTGGAGCTCAAAAACTGCGACCTATCCAACTGCAAACTGGCCAGAAGCTACTGGAAAAACGCCAGACTGACAGACTGCAAGGCCCTGGGCAGCTCCTTCGACAGAAGTTCTTTCAAGGAACTATCCCTGACCGGAGGTATCTTCAGCTACTCCAACTACGTGGAGACTTTCTGGGAAAACTGCACCGTGAAGGAATGCGACTTCAAAGACGCCTTCTTTTCAGAGGTCAGATTCAAAAAGGTCGCCCTGTCCAGGGTGAATTTCTCCGGGGTCAGTTTCTTCAAGACACCCCTTAAAAACCTGGACCTCTCGGACTGCAACATAGACGGCATAGCGTTCTCCGACACCTTCTCGGAGCTCCGAGGAGCCAAGGTCAGCGCCCTACAGGCGGTGGATCTGGCAGTAAGACTGGGGATAAAGATCGTCTAGACTTCGTTCCCGTCCCCTCTGTCCATATCGAAGACCCTCTCGACGGATCCATCCGGGCCGATCTTTACGACCTTGGCCCTGTGGGAAGCCGCCTCCTCTGCGTCCATGAGACACCATGCCATCACTATGACCCGGTCTCCCACCGTGCCCAGCCGCGCGGCCGCCCCGTTCAGGCAGATCTCGCCGCTTCCCCTGGGGGCCTCTATGACGTAGGTCTCGAAACGGTTGCCCGAGGCCATGTCCGCCACCAGGACCTTCTCTCCGATCAGGAAACCCGCCTGGTCTATGAGGTCTTTGTCTATGGAGATGCTTCCCTGGTACTCCAGGTTGGCCTCGGTAACTATCGCTCCGTGGAGCTTGCACTTCAACATCTGTAAAAACACTTGCATCACTCTCCCAACACGATGTTATCTATCAACCTGGTTCGACCGACCCTAACGGCGAGAGCGATCACGACGGGATCGCAGATCGATTCCACCTCGGACAGCTCGTAGGCGTCCCTCACCTCGACGTATTCAGGCTCGAGGGCCTCTTCCTCGGACAGAACCGAACAAACCAGATCCCTCAGAACCGATGCGGAGCGTTCTCCCTTCTCGAAAGCCTCCTTCGCCTTCGCCAGAGACCGAGACAGGGCCAGGGCGGATCTCCGTTCCTCTTCCGACAGATAGGCGTTTCTGCTGCTGAGGGCCAGACCGTCATCCTCTCTTATCAGAGGGCAGGGTCTTATGTCCACCGGAACGTTCAGATCACGGACCATCCTGCGAAGCACCTGAAGCTGTTGATAATCCTTCATGCCGAAATAAGCCCTGTCGGGACGGACTATGTTGAAAAGCTTCAGCACCACGGTGCAGACTCCTCTGAAATGGCCCGGTCGGGACCCTCCGCACAGAGGGAGGCTCAAGGCAGTCTCGTCCACATAGACCGAGTGTCCCGGAAGGTACATATCCTCAACTCCGGGGGCAAAAAGCACGTCGACCCCCGCTGCAGCCAATAGGGACAGGTCCTTCTCCTCGTCTCTGGGATAGCGCTCCAGGTCCTCGCCGGGACAGAACTGAATCGGATTTACGAAAAGGGACACGACCGTGACGTCGTTCTCTATCATGCTCTTCTTCACCAGCGACATATGGCCGTCGTGCAGATACCCCATTGTGGGGACCAGGCCGACGGACTGCCCCGCCCTGCGGCGTTCCAGGACGAAAGCCGACATTTCCTTCGG from Dethiosulfovibrio russensis encodes the following:
- a CDS encoding LysE family translocator, coding for MSEIDMAALIPYVFITTFTPGPNNVSSAAMAAKFGLRKTWSYTLGIASGVFLLMILGGSLSGFLMELVPKLEGTMKWIGAAYIVWLAWGLVREVPHEDGSSEGEGGFLKGMALQCVNVKVMIYCLTLYSVFLRPLLARPLPVLMSALFLAAVCFSSVVLWALFGVGIESFLGSPGRRRALNYFFAAMLVMTALQVAELI
- a CDS encoding DMT family transporter — protein: MDGDSSVRSGSAIVLLAAVFWGTTGTLQALAPEGASPLVVGVLRMTLGGLFLAAFVLFRYGSDALAGRWPWKTLLMASSSMAVYQLFFFSAVLRTGVAVGTMVTIGSSPILAGLLARAVLREPLTPRWAVATASAIGGCVLLSLGDGAVRVDLIGVFLAVGAGASYGFIGLGMKQLQRTRNPLAVIAATMLGGAVLGSPLFLFHPLAWLATVRGASVALALGLVGTAIPYGMFSVALTMIPISTACTLTLMEPLTASLLGVFLLGESLGVRSFAGIALIFIGIMILSLPDGMSIKKEARS
- a CDS encoding pentapeptide repeat-containing protein is translated as MLAQAVEQARERDDYVGEATFEGETLEDLDLSGLRMESVRLINCTFSGCDMENIGLYDVELKNCDLSNCKLARSYWKNARLTDCKALGSSFDRSSFKELSLTGGIFSYSNYVETFWENCTVKECDFKDAFFSEVRFKKVALSRVNFSGVSFFKTPLKNLDLSDCNIDGIAFSDTFSELRGAKVSALQAVDLAVRLGIKIV
- the panD gene encoding aspartate 1-decarboxylase translates to MFLQMLKCKLHGAIVTEANLEYQGSISIDKDLIDQAGFLIGEKVLVADMASGNRFETYVIEAPRGSGEICLNGAAARLGTVGDRVIVMAWCLMDAEEAASHRAKVVKIGPDGSVERVFDMDRGDGNEV
- the panC gene encoding pantoate--beta-alanine ligase yields the protein MVSIIRKPKEMSAFVLERRRAGQSVGLVPTMGYLHDGHMSLVKKSMIENDVTVVSLFVNPIQFCPGEDLERYPRDEEKDLSLLAAAGVDVLFAPGVEDMYLPGHSVYVDETALSLPLCGGSRPGHFRGVCTVVLKLFNIVRPDRAYFGMKDYQQLQVLRRMVRDLNVPVDIRPCPLIREDDGLALSSRNAYLSEEERRSALALSRSLAKAKEAFEKGERSASVLRDLVCSVLSEEEALEPEYVEVRDAYELSEVESICDPVVIALAVRVGRTRLIDNIVLGE